Proteins from one Terriglobia bacterium genomic window:
- a CDS encoding dihydroorotase, which yields MRPESLTIRGGLVIDPSQKLEGKYDLLLKDGRVAEIAQAGKLRGKGDENLDARGMIVCPGFIDIHVHLREPGQTHKETIASGTLAAAAGGFASVCCMPNTSPVNDNADVTRWILDPARNPHVNLFPIAAATLGSKGQQMTDFAALRKAGAVAVTDDGKPILNEAIMRQAFLGAGKLGIPVIQHAEDTRMTDGAMMNSGPTAFRLGLRGWPSEAESGLVERDCRLAAETKAHYHVAHLSTAGALKAVRRAKRDRHNVTCEVTPHHFALVDENVGDYNTNFKMNPPLRSHADREALLVGLADGSVDCIATDHAPHSFDEKNQEFDRAPFGITGLETALGLCIAILGVKHKLPLRRIVELLSTNPARVMGLQLRGSLARGAHADVTIFDAAKKWTYHAAASHSKSKNSPFDGWQLQGKVVAMVVGGVVKFRSN from the coding sequence ATGAGGCCTGAGAGTCTCACAATTCGTGGCGGTTTAGTCATTGACCCTTCGCAGAAGCTCGAAGGCAAGTATGATCTTTTGCTCAAGGACGGCCGCGTCGCCGAGATTGCCCAGGCAGGCAAGCTGCGGGGCAAGGGCGACGAGAACCTTGACGCCCGCGGCATGATCGTCTGCCCCGGATTCATTGACATTCACGTCCACTTGCGCGAGCCCGGCCAGACGCACAAAGAGACCATCGCCAGCGGAACCCTGGCGGCCGCTGCGGGCGGGTTTGCGTCCGTCTGCTGCATGCCGAACACTTCGCCGGTGAATGACAACGCTGACGTCACCCGCTGGATTCTCGATCCGGCGCGAAACCCGCACGTCAACCTCTTTCCCATCGCCGCCGCAACGCTGGGCAGCAAGGGCCAGCAGATGACCGACTTTGCCGCGCTGCGCAAGGCCGGCGCCGTGGCCGTGACCGATGACGGCAAACCAATTCTGAATGAAGCCATTATGCGCCAGGCGTTTCTGGGCGCGGGGAAGCTGGGGATCCCAGTGATCCAGCACGCGGAAGACACGCGCATGACGGACGGCGCAATGATGAACTCCGGCCCAACAGCTTTTCGCCTGGGCCTGCGTGGCTGGCCCAGCGAAGCCGAGAGCGGCCTGGTGGAACGCGATTGTCGCCTGGCGGCGGAAACCAAAGCGCATTACCACGTCGCCCATCTTTCCACCGCGGGCGCGCTCAAGGCCGTGCGCCGCGCCAAGCGCGACCGCCATAACGTTACCTGCGAGGTCACTCCGCACCACTTTGCGCTGGTGGATGAAAACGTGGGCGACTACAACACCAACTTCAAGATGAACCCGCCGTTGCGCTCGCACGCTGACCGCGAGGCCCTACTGGTTGGGCTGGCCGACGGCTCAGTGGATTGCATCGCCACCGACCACGCGCCGCACTCCTTCGACGAAAAAAACCAGGAGTTTGACCGCGCGCCCTTCGGCATCACCGGCCTGGAGACGGCGCTGGGCCTGTGCATCGCGATCCTGGGCGTCAAGCACAAGCTGCCGCTGCGCCGCATTGTGGAGTTGCTTTCGACGAATCCCGCGCGCGTCATGGGTTTGCAGTTGCGCGGCTCCCTGGCCCGCGGCGCCCACGCTGATGTCACCATCTTCGACGCCGCCAAAAAGTGGACCTACCACGCGGCTGCGTCGCACTCCAAGTCAAAGAACTCTCCGTTCGACGGCTGGCAGTTGCAGGGGAAAGTTGTCGCGATGGTGGTGGGTGGAGTGGTGAAGTTCCGCTCGAATTGA